CTAGTTCATGGGCATAGAAAAGGGAGAGAATATCAAGGCAGATGTTGGAGATGATAATAAAGGTTACTCATATGTCTGGGGTCATGGTTTTGCTCCATTCATAGAAATTTCTATGCTggaggaagacaaagaaaagtGAAGAATCTCAACCAAGGTTTACAATTTTCACAGCATGGTGGGTGAATCAATCACAGATGTTTATTGATTTCAGTGAATGAAAGGCACCTCTCTCCAGCACAATCAGGTAGTTACAAACATAAACACCATGTATCCCACCACTGGAAAGAGCCTAACACCAGAACTCTCATGCAAGCGCATATTCAAATGTCCCTTTATCAAACTCTTCCACTTCATCTTCCCATGTAGAGGAAGGCATGCTACTATATGGATCTAATAAAATTTTGAAGCATCTGATAATAAGAAGTCCCAAGAAGATACACAAAATGCCCACAAAAGCAAAGCCAGTTTTCTGCTCCAGAGTCAAAGAGAAAGCGGAGACTTCGCTGACACTCATCTCAGCGGAAGAGTTGCCGCAGTGGGGGCTACTCATCACTCACGGGCACATCTTCACGGCTCTTCGGAATGCCTGTTGGGATCAACTCTTGGTCTAGGCATAAATGGGACTCAAGTTAGTTTCAACCTCATATAGCATTGGACCAgaacttgttttaaaatatctgacattgttagccagatgtgatggcacaagtctttaattcaagcactcaggaggcagaggcaggagtattgctgtgagttcaaggccaccctgaaactacacagtgaattccaggtcggcgtaagctagagcgagagcctaccttgaaaaaaaaatctaacttatTAAAAACCCACTTAACTCACTAAAGATGTTTGAAAATGTCATCGGATATGGATCAGAGTCAACTTAACATTTGAGATGCAACTTCTACAATAGTTACAAAATTGCCTTTGTGTGTACATAAATCTGTGCTTATGTACTCGAAAACTAAAACCAAATGTGAATGTGGATCTTCAAATAATTAACATTATGCACCTTTGATTCAACTGTTATGTAGTTATCACTGCTTCTTTTACCTGTATTTCCTGTTAATTTTTGAATGTGTACAATAACATAAACAAGCAGAGCATAAGCTACATGTGCTGATTACAACCCGTATTTCAATGTTTACCATCACTGCCATTTTGTCTAAAACAAATTCTGATTCTTTTAACATATGTGatatcttttcactttttatccCTTTAACTTCCATGCATATatgcttgcattttctttttcactgtCATAAATGTCACTTTTTTGGATACAGTttttcactctgtatcccaggctggcctggaactcactatgtagtaaactagactggccttgaattcatggtaattctcctgccccatcctcccatgtgctgtgattataggcctgagccaccatgctcagcttaaatATCACTCTGTTAAGGGACAATGTGCTTTTAAAACACAGTATTAATACAATCAATTCCCAACAACCATCTCCATTATTTTCCAGAACCctatagataaatttaaaatacaaattgatCAGCATGCTTTTTCTGCAATTCAACATCAAGACCAATTCCCAGTACTCCTTCTATCATATTTTTACTTCTAAACCCTAGTATACTGAGACTTTAAAACTATGGCTAACCTATTCAATAAGTTTGCATTGAATTTAAACAAAATAGGGCTTTTGCCCatgttatatctttttttttgcttgtttatttttatttatttctttgagagacagacagagaaagaggcagttagagagagagagagagagaatgggcataccaggacattcagccactgcaaccaaactccagatgcatgcattaccttgtgcatctggctaaagtgggtcctggggaatcaagcctcgaactggggttcttaggcttcacaggcaagcacttaaccgctaagccatctctccagcccccatgttatatcttaataagttaattaaactttttaattaaagAGTTAAATGAAGTTATTTAATTAAGTCAAATGATTACAAATGCCATTCACTCTTGTTGAGAGGAATGTAACAACTAGCTAGTCATCTGATATATGAGAATTATTATTCTGATGTTTTGtaaaaattacatttcttttAAGTGATTATCCCTTGGGTATGCTTGATccaattttcagaaaaataattgAGTTATAGTAATGTAAGAATGAGTGGAATGAGTAATAAGGAAAAAGGCTTGTATCTTTCAAAATGTCTCACCAAATAAAATAGCCAATACCAAAAATGTTGTTAGAATGAGACAGCTACCAGAGCTATGTGTATGGAAACAAATATTTCAGTTATTAaaaggagtgggctggagagattgcttagtggttaaggcacttgtctgtgaagcctaaggacccaggtttgattctccagtacccacatgagcaagatgcacatagtggcacatgtatcttgagtttgtttccagtggctggaggtcctgatgcacctcttctctccccacctctctaataataaatgaataaataaattttttaataaagaagaaagaagatatgGTGAAAATTATATATTGGCATAGACAAGGGCTGCTCATTTTACAGCAGCAGGGAAGAAAACAGTGGGCACACCTCCAATACTACTAGGTCTCCTCTTCTCTGGAAAGTAGCAGGCATCACCAGCTGGGGAATAAGTGGTCCTTTGGGGGAAACTGCAAATCCAAACTATAGTATATCTTGGATACTAAATTCATTTCTTTTGATAGTTTACTAGTAATATGATGACTCAAGGAAATAGGACAGACATATAGTAATTGTGACAAAGCATTTAACATTTTTGCACAATATATTTGTGAGGATGGTGTAAGATGTTTGCTTATGTAAATTTATAGTTCATTTAACTAATAAATTCTGGGTTCTGTAATCATAGACACAGGTTTTTATTGTAGTTTCACAGAGGCCTAACCTTACGTACATCCTCTTAAGTATTTTTGAGAACCTAAGGGACTAGGTTGATGACACTGAAGTGATGATTATTCAATCTGACAAAAAGTTTGGCTGAAACTATATGATATCTTGCAGATTTGAGATTTTAAGACAATTCTAATGATGTAACTTCTGGACTGAAACTGGAACATAAAATTTAATAGAAACATTTCTAAAAGTCCTTTAAGTATGAAGGAGGGAGATGTATGAACCCCGAGTAGGGAAACAGAACTTGacagtttatttaaaataaatatacaagttGCAATTCATCAAATATTAGCGTAAGTCAAATATATGATGTGGCTCCTTGAAAAGCAAATGCAATGTAAAATTGAATGTGGGTACAATGAAGCAAAGTGATAACACCTATTATGCCTCACTATACTTACATGCCTAAACATTTATTGCGTTGCTGTTATTTTCTCATGGACACAGCCTCTCTACTCAAAGAGGTCCTTACTAGTAAAGGAGAGGGGTCATGTTCAAACAAGAATAGAACAATGCAGTTGTCTACAAGGGCattatataaaaaaagagaaaacaaaatatatttaacatcTACCAAGTTTCTATTGTCTAAATTTTTATATGCATAACAAATATATGGGGTTGATTTTATTAttgttcaaatgaaaataatcaaaaagcTAGACAAATTCAGAGGGAATAGATATTTTACTCACTTAAAGatcagaaaagttttttttttttttttgtaaggacTGACTATATTTGAACAGTACCTGAAAGACAACAGGACTTAGATTTAGGATAGGAGGCAACAAAGGGCACCATAGTAAAGAAGAAAGTAGGAAAGTGCTGGTTTTGTTCAGAATGTGGTAAGTGATCTGGTCCACATGAAGGGTAGCATGAGAAACAAAAtgttggaaagatggatcagagccaaattataaaacaccttaactattgggttaagaattttaaatttatttcactaTGTATTACTTAATGATAAGGCTAAATTAGACATAAATCAGGGAAATAAATGTTTCATGTGAAAATCAATGAGGGATTGTATGAGTAATGTGGAAAATGGCATGGGTTGTGAAAATATTTATAGAAGATATAGAAAATATTATAGAAGATATGAGAGGTCTCAAACATGACCTTACTCTTTTATGCCTAGACAAATGTAAAGATAGTAGTTTCACAAGCAAGTAGTGAAATTAAGAGTATATTAAAGATTTAGAAAGTAAACAAACTTATCTCTGAACATAGTAAATCTAGATCATTTAATAAAGACATGACCATATAATTCAGTTTTCAAAAACAAAGCCTAGGTAAACTCACCCAGGGTTTAAGGAAATATGAAGtttctatctttttaaataagaaatttggTCTGAGAAAGAATAGTTTTATTAATATCTTAAAGGAAAAACAGACTTCATATTAAGTGCTACTTCATACAAcaaaatacagatacagaagaaTAATTGAAAAGTAAGGCGACATGCAGATTTAAAAACAAGTTTGGCAACTGATGCAGGGCTTGTCTGTATAAGCACGTGAAAGTAAAAGTCcaatgcttgtctgcaaagcctaaggacccaggttcaattttccagaacccatgtaagccagatgcacatggtggcgcatgtgtctggagttcatttgcagtggttacaggcccagacatgcccatcctctttctcaatctctctcggaaataaataaataaaaataaaatataaaacaggtttttaaaaaggtaaaagtcCAAGTACTTGCCAAACAGTATGTTCAACAAAATGTCCTCATATTTCAGACATACATATAACAGGTGAAATATGGGCATTTGAGGCCTAGCTTTTTCAAATTATCTCTCAacctttccattttatttgatATGTGAAATGAGTAGCTTGTCTCATTTCAACTCCAAGTCGAAATATCTTTGAGAATATGTTGCTAAGGATGTTGAGCTGTGTGCCTTTTTAATGATATGAAATATGATGTGATATACAGAATTACTAATAGCAATATTATCATGAACAAATAGAACTCTTCAATTGCAACACCAATTTCTTCACAATTACTACAGTGTCCAGGATGCTATCGATAAAAGATACATTTTCACTTTTTGTAACTgatggaagaaattaaaatgtgaaaaatccCTAGCTTCtgcaataaagatattttaatgccTACCTCAGgaggaaatttttaattttagtttaacattttaatattttatttactgggaAATAGAAAGTGAAAGAAACATGAGAGAAATTTAGATACAAAGAACACTAGGAGAActattaattgattttttaaatctttgtgaaAAAGagttgagaaaaaaatgtttttttttttcataaacagGGAGAAGAATGTAAAACTGAGTagtggtaaaaatattttaaatgtgctAAACCATGCAAAATGGGTAATATCAACATAGCACAGCTTAAATAtcagaatatatgtatatatgcatatatatgtatatataatgattgaaatatttttagtatcattgtaaataataaaaacacagcCTGTAATGATATTCACAGCAATTAATGTTTAGGGACTCTAGAATTCAGCAACCATGGTAAGAGTCAATTACTTCTTTCATGGCAAATAGACACACAGATTTGTAAGTCCCCACGAGTCATCACATTGGGTCAGGGGCGTACCAGTAGATATTAGAAGGCTCAGATGGGCTGGAGTTGCTTCATACTTAGCAAcaactaactgaaaaaaaaaaaaaaatgaagccattcCATGATCAGTTAATCAAATCACAGTCCCTTGTCAGGAGTCTACCAAAGAGACCATTTTTATAACTGCAGTATTTCATACACATGAATGTTGAAGTGATGCTTATCTCTTCTGTGCAATAAGTCTACTAACTAGGAACTAAAAAATTCATGTTTTAGAAACACAAAGGTTTAATTTACATGCAACACACAATTGCAGAAATAAAATGTATGCACCTAGTGAACACAAAAGAACCTCCTATGTTTTCATTCTAATCAACAGGTATTTTTTCTCATGTTTGTCCAGTAATGACATTACAAACAATAAGCCTGAGATAGTGAATTACTAATTGAATATAATAGGATATGACTGAATCTAGATGTTGTCATCTCTAATAGAAGGATGACATTCGTAATTTCATGAAATGACATATGTAAGTAAACCCAAGCTTAATAGATAATGAGCCCTCCTATACATGCACATACGGCCTGCACACCAAATACAACATTAGTATATCTGTGTAAAGCAGGGAGAAGGAATTATGACTGAGGCCACATCTTCACAGAGCTAATCATTATGAACCTAGTGTGTTGTAAACAAAGGAAAACCTTAAGTTACAAACCCGGATGTCTTCATCATGTTGATGTGTATACATTTCAGTTTCCTAGAAGTCCAAAACCTTGGAGTCTTCAAGCATCCACCCCAAAGCCCTCGAGATTTCAACCTTAGGAGAATTTCTTTCTTAAGATAATCTGGGTGGCTCCTCAGACACCCATTCATTTCAAAGCACTGGAAAACATGATCTGAAAATTCTCACCATGTCTCACTAGAGAAACCTAGACCATCCTTATTATGCTACATTGTCTGTCTCCAGCTGTCTTTTTACCTCTTAACCTGAAGGATGCATGGAAACGTCCCACAAAACATTATGAGGGAAAGTATCAGAAATCTGCCCCTCCACACacgcatttttattttgtttaacaacAGCACCAGCAGCTGCAGAGCATTAGCATCCTCTCTTCTTTAGAATTTGAACTCAGCAGACCTGcagctcccccgcccccacccagtTCTCTTGATCCAGAAATCAAAGAGAATGAGGACATGCTTGCTACCCTGTCGGTGACTGCCCAGGGAAGGGGAGAAAGTTACTTCGCAGGCAGCAATGTCTCACCTTCCATGCTTGTTGCCATGGAGATGAAAAATCCAGCCAGTAGACTTAGGGCTTGGCAGGTTTGTCCGTGCTCGTTGATCGGCTCAGTGACAATGTAAGAGGCGTGTTCTGGGGACCTGCGTGGAGAGTCACAGGGCCGTGCCCCGCGCTCTCCTGGCCTAGTGTGCAGATGTCTGGATCTGTGGGCGAGACGGGACGTGGGCGGTCGCCGAATGCGTGCGCGCGTGTGTCCGCAGGAAAATGTGGGTCTTTTTTGACGATGTGCGAGCATGTAAATATTTGCACTCGCATGTGTGGACATGGAGCGTCTGGAGACTGAAAAGAGGTGGAGatgagggggagggggcaggaatcTGCAGAGGCAGCAACAGGCTCTTATCTGTTCTTCAGTTGTACTAAAAGGAAAGAGATGAAGAGCTCATTTCAATCATATCACATTGTGAATGGTAGCAGTCAGGGGCCATCACCGTTTCTGCTTCCTAGGTTGGCGAGGGTTTAATAAATTTATAGCAAAACTGTGTTTTCTGGGCTGCTTCCCCAGCTGTGCAGAAggcattttggtgtgtgtgtgtgtgtgtgtgtgtgtgtgtgtgtgtgatgtcagCAGGCTCGGCCAGGGAGACGGCGCTAAATTCTGCGGTTTCTGCTTATCAGACAAACAGAAAATGGAGTGACGGTGTCCTGCTTTAAATGGAGACTGCGTCATTCGGAGTTTTCCCCACCCCTGACCTCTTGCCACCCCAGGGCCTCCCCGCCATTCGGCAGGAGCCTCGGAGCTGTCCGCAGTGCTGAAAGGCGGCCCTGACACCAGTTACACCACACCGAACAGCAGCAAGCAACGCTTAGATAAGACCTTTAGGAAGCTGCGGTGCAGTTTCTAAAGTGAGGAAGATACATTTCACGAACCAGCCACACTGAAAGCAAAGAGAGCAAATCAGAACAACAAGCACTTCCCTCCTCATCTCTGTGCAGTCTAGCTGTTTTGAGTTTCAGGACTGAAGTTCTATTCATGCCAGTGTGATTACACTTCCACAACACCTGCAGAGTCCCTATACACTTACTTACTTGTCCTATGAACTATTAAACTGTCAATGTTTGAGGaaatatagaaacaaaatttGGGCATCATTTacatgttttgcttgtttgttggttttttgtttgtatgtttgctttaatctgaagctgggcatgtggcttgctcttataatcccagcattcaggaggctcaaataggaggattaccaggaactcaaggctagcctgggctagaatgagaccctgcctcacaaagcAAAAAGCAAGCTGAGAACACACGAGGTGAGTGGGACCAGGTTTAATAATAAAGCAAAAGCAAATTTTATGTTATGTAGAGCATTTACTATTTAGGATATTTAATGATCTTACAAAAAAAGTTGCACAAAGTATAGCTGGGAAGTTCATATAAGGCCATGTTTGAAGAAGTTCTAAAATTTAAAGCCATTAAAACATCCTAAGAGATACGTGACCTAATTGCCACTGTGAAAGACAATGAAGATGTGTTTCTTTCTAGTGACATGTCTATGGATTTACTGagtctttttgaaaaatttaaaggaCCATTTATGGAGTGACTCCACTCTAAATTTCTATTGATTCCCTACAACCATCCACTCTGTTTGTAAGCCTCATTCAAAGTATCAGAACCAAGTGGGCATGATCTGCTGTAAATATTGGTCCTTATTCCAAGAACTGTCATCATGGTTAGAGATCTTGCATTGTTATTTTATGGCTTTAAATATGGTTCCATGGTAAGTGCTCATGAAGTCTGTTTTTAAAAACCTGGGTGTTACAGATATAATTCTCACTATTTAGAAAATGGGAGAGAGCTATTGCTTTATCGATTCTTTGTGTGAATGCTGATCAGTTATGACATTGATGTCACAAGTAGATTTTTAAGGTTGCACTGAATAAATTCACCCTTATGTCCTTTAATATAGTGCTTCCAATAAATGCTTTTGAATTGATGCCAAAGGAAAGGTTTAACTATAAATTATGTTGCTTGGTATTAGTTGGTTCATGACCTTGACCTTTTTCAAGATATACCATAGAGGTAGTAATGATCTTAAAAATCTGCAAAGTGGCTCATTCAGGAAAGCATAATGGATTAAAAATCCATTATGTTCCACTTCATTTTCTAGATGCCTGGATACAAAGATAAATGAGAGTCATGCTTTGCCCTTGAAGAGATATACTATAAAACAACGTGGCAACTTCTACAAAGTCCTATAGCCACAATAATTAACatgctatttatattttattttccactaCCAAAGAATTGACGAGGAACTGCAGCTTGAAGAAAACTCTTATACATCAATCCCTTGTACAACTTTCATGAACATGATTGAAAATTGTAAAATACATGAATGTTCCTCTAAACCTTTGTGGTTTACCTGCGCTTCCAGAATCTGTGATCTATTTTCAGAGTAATAAAAAGGTAAATATATAAATTGCATTGTTTTTACATTCCAAGACAGAATGACCTTTAATATTCTTGAattcatatgaaaatattttgtatgaaCAACTCCCAGCTTATACAAACTGCTCTATTTCTACTGTGGTTGCTACAGCATTATTAAAGCCTTGATCAACATATCACCTACTATTTCTtgtgttaagatgcttgctgcatTTAGCCCCCTTAGACATTCCTTCAAGAGCATTTCTTTCTACAAATGGCAATCTCAGACTCTTCCTCCTTGTTCAAATCGAGACAGAGCAGGTGATATGTCCTTGTCTTACATACAGTAAAAACTGTTACCACTTACATTTACTGCTTCTCATTTAGTTACTAAGGATGTCAGAATCAAATGaatagctaaatattaataactTTATAGGTTCTTTTATAAGTGTTTCTTTTCTCCATTGCCTTAAGTACTGAAACTTCACTGTTTCAGATGatgatacattattttattttagttatctgTCCTTATAAAATGAtaagcataaaaataaacaagtattatTTTCTTGCAGCCAAAATGTTGATTAGTAGGTATATATGCTtggtttataaatttatttataaaaattatttttaatagaatACTGAAGTATTGAAATATTGTATACCTGAGTtgctacaaagaaaaaaacaatttgtAATGACCATATATTAAACTGTTAAATCAGcaagataattttaatttatataattaatcCACTTAACCCCAAAGCACAttgttatctctctttcttttctgtactGTGAATAGTATCTCTTGTATGACAAGAACTTTTGATTAAGTTAGAGATTGTGATAATTATGTATGTCTTGTTAACAGACATGACAACTGTAGGGATTTAGAAAGCAATTGAATGAATATATTCCAGCAAAAGCATCACAGAGAAATGGAAAGCAAGACTTTCCCTTGCTGATTCAGCTCAGAATTCTGTTCAGAAGGCTTCGCTTGGGTGCTGTTTGGGCACCTTGGCTCCCAGTTACATCTGACTCTCAAGTTTTACATACAGAAGCATCTcctgatatttaaaattttttccttcATGGAAATCTACATATTATCTGTTTGAGTGTTCTTCCTGAACTAGAATCTTTCTTGTTTAGGCAATTTtaaacatgtatataatatatcctGGTCATATTAATACCCCCATTACCCTCTTTAATTCCCCTTCCACtctcactgaactccttcttcacAACTTTATACTTTTTATAACTCATTAAGCTAAATTAAGAATGGATGGAGGGTTATTTACAAGAGCACAGGcaacttgccagtggctacaccattgAAGAACATGACTCCACTCCCCCAGTGGAATCTTTTAATGTTGTTTTGCCTGTTATTGAATAGTGCAGTTGATTCAAATATAGGATACCAACATTAATGGGTTAAAGATaaatattgattatttatttgttgcttatttataattatttttaaagttactttaatGCTTACTCTGTATTAGATGATATTAAATAATTAGCTATATTTAAAAActgactatttttaaaaatatgccccTACCTAGTTTGAATGTCATTTTTACTGATGCATGCATTTTTTCCTACATAGAAATGTCTAACCATTCTGGGGATGAGATTAaagattattttgaaaaatacattCTATCTCTCCAAAAATGCACAATGCAGAGATTTTATTCACAATTTACGTATTCCTGGACTCCTTATGAGTTTATCTCTATAATCTTCAAAACTTCAGCTATAAATGAGTGGACTATTATCACATTACTCAATTATCAACAAGATGTTGAGTAGCTTAAAGTTCTGTGAgtcctgttagttttctttctttatttttttctgttaagttCTTTTTACCATCTTGTGTCTCATGCTGAAATGGGATTAGAATATAGTAATAGGATCATTTCATTTGATTAGAAAAGTGACTGTGTTAAATTTTGTCAACAGAAAAGAAATGACCTGAGTGGACTCTTAAGTGAATTGAGTATGATGACACTTCAGTGTACATAGTGATCTAATGCTGGCTTATTTGATGAGTTGCATTGAAAATAGGGTGTCACATGGAAACTCTTCTGTAAAGAAAGACATGCTCAATGGTTCAATTCCAAATGGTCCATTTAAATGAAGAAGTTTCATTTAATCAGCTTGAATTTTACTGCCCATATCTGTACAGTATTTCAATCAGTATTTCATTCAAAGTGTACCACAAGTCCTCCACTATATTTACTGTTGAGTACAATGGCTATAATATATAATGACTGTGTGAACTCTAAACACTATAATGTTTGAATTATTTTGTTTGGCTGAAAATATAGAGAAACAAAAGTGGTCTTTTCTCTGCTACAATAAATTCTTCTGTAATATGGACTAGTTGATGTGCAATTGACATCAATAGATTCTGGAAGTAGATTGTCTTATACATGCCTTCCTCAATATATCAATGCCTTGACTGTTATATAAAAGCAGCTCAGGATGCATGTTCAGTGGTTTGACACTTATCTATTTCTATTCAGCACTTCCTCTCCTGTCTTGCTTCTGCTACTTATGAAACATTTCTCAAATCCTGTTGCCATCTGTGTTCCAACCTGAATCCTTCCAGTGATGGACACTGCTCCAGAATTTGAGAGGAGGCAGAAGAGAAACCATTCCTCTTAGCAGCAGTGGCAGGAACCTGAGTGATGGATGGGATTTTCCACTGGCTCCTTCTGAACACAAGAGAGGGCAgacttctctgctgccaccagTCACAGGGATCAGTGCTGGTGGCCCTTGTGATTCCTGCCCTTCTTAATGTTTTGAACTCTAAAAATAACACCTAGACTTTTGTTCCCCCCAGCCTGACTAGTTGTTGAGAA
Above is a window of Jaculus jaculus isolate mJacJac1 chromosome 8, mJacJac1.mat.Y.cur, whole genome shotgun sequence DNA encoding:
- the Ctxn2 gene encoding cortexin-2; protein product: MSSPHCGNSSAEMSVSEVSAFSLTLEQKTGFAFVGILCIFLGLLIIRCFKILLDPYSSMPSSTWEDEVEEFDKGTFEYALA